A part of Gossypium hirsutum isolate 1008001.06 chromosome A07, Gossypium_hirsutum_v2.1, whole genome shotgun sequence genomic DNA contains:
- the LOC107941032 gene encoding ubiquitin-like-specific protease 1D isoform X2, with amino-acid sequence MAKRKQLEIQFIGEDEEGTSCMVTHSTVSASGRFLRNKRRVNARNTRQQGMLNSKQFSDCFEKIWKIFPDNQRASFTYLDCLWFSWYMDELFKEKVLVWISRKHIFTKKYVFVPILHWRHWNLLIFCNFDKPLQSKTQTTCMLLLDSMQMSGPRRLEPTIRKFLLDVYEAEKRPVTKQAISKIPLLIPKVPQQRNGEDCGRFVLYFISLFMESAPKNFSITGGYPYFMKEDWFAPQDFDCFCKRFKLFS; translated from the exons ATGGCGAAGAGAAAGCAACTTGAAATACAATTTATAGGCGAAGATGAAGAAGGAACTTCCTGTATGGTAACTCATTCCACTGTTTCAGCTTcag GTCGTTTCTTACGTAATAAGAGGAGAGTTAACGCCAGAAACACCAGGCAACAAGGGATGTTAAATAGCAAACAGTTTTCAGATTGCTTTGA GAAAATATGGAAGATCTTCCCGGATAATCAGAGGGCTTCTTTTACTTACCTCGATTGCTTGTGGTTTTCATGGTACATGGATGAATTGTTTAAAGAAAAAGTGTTGGTATGGATCAGTAGGAAACATATTTTCACCAAGAAGTATGTTTTCGTTCCGATATTGCACTG GAGACATTGGAATCTATTGATATTCTGCAACTTTGATAAACCTTTGCAATCTAAAACTCAAACAACTTGTATGTTATTGCTTGATTCAATGCAAATGAGTGGCCCAAGACGGCTCGAACCTACTATTAGAAA GTTTCTTCTAGATGTATATGAAGCTGAGAAGAGGCCTGTAACAAAACAGGCAATATCGAAAATTCCACTATTGATACCAAAG GTTCCCCAACAGAGAAATGGTGAAGATTGTGGTAGGTTTGTTCTTTATTTCATAAGTTTGTTTATGGAAAGTGCTCCTAAAAACTTCAGTATCACTGGTGGATATCCTTACTTT ATGAAGGAAGACTGGTTTGCTCCTCAAGACTTTGATTGCTTTTGCAAGAGATTTAAACTCTTCAGCTAG
- the LOC107941032 gene encoding uncharacterized protein isoform X5 produces MAKRKQLEIQFIGEDEEGTSCMVTHSTVSASGRFLRNKRRVNARNTRQQGMLNSKQFSDCFEKIWKIFPDNQRASFTYLDCLWFSWYMDELFKEKVLVWISRKHIFTKKYVFVPILHWFLLDVYEAEKRPVTKQAISKIPLLIPKVPQQRNGEDCGRFVLYFISLFMESAPKNFSITGGYPYFMKEDWFAPQDFDCFCKRFKLFS; encoded by the exons ATGGCGAAGAGAAAGCAACTTGAAATACAATTTATAGGCGAAGATGAAGAAGGAACTTCCTGTATGGTAACTCATTCCACTGTTTCAGCTTcag GTCGTTTCTTACGTAATAAGAGGAGAGTTAACGCCAGAAACACCAGGCAACAAGGGATGTTAAATAGCAAACAGTTTTCAGATTGCTTTGA GAAAATATGGAAGATCTTCCCGGATAATCAGAGGGCTTCTTTTACTTACCTCGATTGCTTGTGGTTTTCATGGTACATGGATGAATTGTTTAAAGAAAAAGTGTTGGTATGGATCAGTAGGAAACATATTTTCACCAAGAAGTATGTTTTCGTTCCGATATTGCACTG GTTTCTTCTAGATGTATATGAAGCTGAGAAGAGGCCTGTAACAAAACAGGCAATATCGAAAATTCCACTATTGATACCAAAG GTTCCCCAACAGAGAAATGGTGAAGATTGTGGTAGGTTTGTTCTTTATTTCATAAGTTTGTTTATGGAAAGTGCTCCTAAAAACTTCAGTATCACTGGTGGATATCCTTACTTT ATGAAGGAAGACTGGTTTGCTCCTCAAGACTTTGATTGCTTTTGCAAGAGATTTAAACTCTTCAGCTAG
- the LOC107941032 gene encoding uncharacterized protein isoform X4 gives MAKRKQLEIQFIGEDEEGTSCMVTHSTVSASGRFLRNKRRVNARNTRQQGMLNSKQFSDCFEKIWKIFPDNQRASFTYLDCLWFSWYMDELFKEKVLVWISRKHIFTKKYVFVPILHWRHWNLLIFCNFDKPLQSKTQTTCMLLLDSMQMSGPRRLEPTIRKFLLDVYEAEKRPVTKQAISKIPLLIPKMKEDWFAPQDFDCFCKRFKLFS, from the exons ATGGCGAAGAGAAAGCAACTTGAAATACAATTTATAGGCGAAGATGAAGAAGGAACTTCCTGTATGGTAACTCATTCCACTGTTTCAGCTTcag GTCGTTTCTTACGTAATAAGAGGAGAGTTAACGCCAGAAACACCAGGCAACAAGGGATGTTAAATAGCAAACAGTTTTCAGATTGCTTTGA GAAAATATGGAAGATCTTCCCGGATAATCAGAGGGCTTCTTTTACTTACCTCGATTGCTTGTGGTTTTCATGGTACATGGATGAATTGTTTAAAGAAAAAGTGTTGGTATGGATCAGTAGGAAACATATTTTCACCAAGAAGTATGTTTTCGTTCCGATATTGCACTG GAGACATTGGAATCTATTGATATTCTGCAACTTTGATAAACCTTTGCAATCTAAAACTCAAACAACTTGTATGTTATTGCTTGATTCAATGCAAATGAGTGGCCCAAGACGGCTCGAACCTACTATTAGAAA GTTTCTTCTAGATGTATATGAAGCTGAGAAGAGGCCTGTAACAAAACAGGCAATATCGAAAATTCCACTATTGATACCAAAG ATGAAGGAAGACTGGTTTGCTCCTCAAGACTTTGATTGCTTTTGCAAGAGATTTAAACTCTTCAGCTAG
- the LOC107941032 gene encoding probable ubiquitin-like-specific protease 2B isoform X1: MAKRKQLEIQFIGEDEEGTSCMVTHSTVSASGRFLRNKRRVNARNTRQQGMLNSKQFSDCFEKIWKIFPDNQRASFTYLDCLWFSWYMDELFKEKVLVWISRKHIFTKKYVFVPILHWRHWNLLIFCNFDKPLQSKTQTTCMLLLDSMQMSGPRRLEPTIRKFLLDVYEAEKRPVTKQAISKIPLLIPKVPQQRNGEDCGRFVLYFISLFMESAPKNFSITGGYPYFVSSFFHFWYSVIRGLVLTHTVGTYRGVNETAVLTSYTSST; this comes from the exons ATGGCGAAGAGAAAGCAACTTGAAATACAATTTATAGGCGAAGATGAAGAAGGAACTTCCTGTATGGTAACTCATTCCACTGTTTCAGCTTcag GTCGTTTCTTACGTAATAAGAGGAGAGTTAACGCCAGAAACACCAGGCAACAAGGGATGTTAAATAGCAAACAGTTTTCAGATTGCTTTGA GAAAATATGGAAGATCTTCCCGGATAATCAGAGGGCTTCTTTTACTTACCTCGATTGCTTGTGGTTTTCATGGTACATGGATGAATTGTTTAAAGAAAAAGTGTTGGTATGGATCAGTAGGAAACATATTTTCACCAAGAAGTATGTTTTCGTTCCGATATTGCACTG GAGACATTGGAATCTATTGATATTCTGCAACTTTGATAAACCTTTGCAATCTAAAACTCAAACAACTTGTATGTTATTGCTTGATTCAATGCAAATGAGTGGCCCAAGACGGCTCGAACCTACTATTAGAAA GTTTCTTCTAGATGTATATGAAGCTGAGAAGAGGCCTGTAACAAAACAGGCAATATCGAAAATTCCACTATTGATACCAAAG GTTCCCCAACAGAGAAATGGTGAAGATTGTGGTAGGTTTGTTCTTTATTTCATAAGTTTGTTTATGGAAAGTGCTCCTAAAAACTTCAGTATCACTGGTGGATATCCTTACTTTGTAagttctttttttcatttttggtacTCTGTAATTAGAGGGTTAGTACTTACACACACGGTAGGGACATATAGGGGTGTAAATGAGACAGCGGTGCTCACAAGCTACACAAGTTCTACTTGA
- the LOC107941032 gene encoding uncharacterized protein isoform X3, giving the protein MAKRKQLEIQFIGEDEEGTSCMVTHSTVSASGRFLRNKRRVNARNTRQQGMLNSKQFSDCFEKIWKIFPDNQRASFTYLDCLWFSWYMDELFKEKVLVWISRKHIFTKKYVFVPILHWFLLDVYEAEKRPVTKQAISKIPLLIPKVPQQRNGEDCGRFVLYFISLFMESAPKNFSITGGYPYFVSSFFHFWYSVIRGLVLTHTVGTYRGVNETAVLTSYTSST; this is encoded by the exons ATGGCGAAGAGAAAGCAACTTGAAATACAATTTATAGGCGAAGATGAAGAAGGAACTTCCTGTATGGTAACTCATTCCACTGTTTCAGCTTcag GTCGTTTCTTACGTAATAAGAGGAGAGTTAACGCCAGAAACACCAGGCAACAAGGGATGTTAAATAGCAAACAGTTTTCAGATTGCTTTGA GAAAATATGGAAGATCTTCCCGGATAATCAGAGGGCTTCTTTTACTTACCTCGATTGCTTGTGGTTTTCATGGTACATGGATGAATTGTTTAAAGAAAAAGTGTTGGTATGGATCAGTAGGAAACATATTTTCACCAAGAAGTATGTTTTCGTTCCGATATTGCACTG GTTTCTTCTAGATGTATATGAAGCTGAGAAGAGGCCTGTAACAAAACAGGCAATATCGAAAATTCCACTATTGATACCAAAG GTTCCCCAACAGAGAAATGGTGAAGATTGTGGTAGGTTTGTTCTTTATTTCATAAGTTTGTTTATGGAAAGTGCTCCTAAAAACTTCAGTATCACTGGTGGATATCCTTACTTTGTAagttctttttttcatttttggtacTCTGTAATTAGAGGGTTAGTACTTACACACACGGTAGGGACATATAGGGGTGTAAATGAGACAGCGGTGCTCACAAGCTACACAAGTTCTACTTGA